The following are encoded together in the Cynocephalus volans isolate mCynVol1 chromosome 4, mCynVol1.pri, whole genome shotgun sequence genome:
- the LOC134376287 gene encoding olfactory receptor 52B4-like has protein sequence MTILNHTGVSHTIFRLLGIPGLEDKHTWISIPFFISYVIALLGNSLLIFITLTKSSLHEPMYVFLCMLAGADVVLSTCAVPQALAIFWFHAGEISLDRCITQFFIIHCTFIAESGILLVMAFDCYIAICYPLRYTTILTNALIGKIGVIIFLRSYCTIFPIIFLLKRLTFCQNNIIPHTLCEHIGLAKYACNDIRVNIWYGLFVIMSTVVLDVLLIFVSYVLILHAVFHMPSQDARHKALNTCGSHVCVIVLFYGPAIFTTLTQRFGRHIPPHIHILLANVCILVPPVLNPIIYGMKTKQIREQLAHLFFSKANIILE, from the coding sequence ATGACTATCTTAAACCACACTGGTGTTAGCCACACAATCTTCCGCTTGCTGGGCATCCCTGGTCTAGAAGACAAGCACACGTGGATTTCCATTCCCTTCTTCATTTCCTATGTCATTGCCCTGCTTGGGAATAGCCTGCTCATTTTCATTACCCTGACAAAGAGCAGTCTCCATGAACCCATGTACGTCTTCCTCTGCATGCTGGCTGGAGCAGATGTTGTCCTCTCCACTTGTGCAGTTCCTCAGGCCTTAGCCATCTTCTGGTTCCATGCTGGGGAGATCTCTCTGGATCGCTGCATTACTCAGTTCTTTATCATCCACTGCACTTTCATCGCTGAGTCAGGGATCTTGTTGGTGATGGCATTTGACTGCTACATTGCCATATGCTACCCACTGAGATACACCACTATTCTTACAAATGCTCTAATTGGAAAAATTGGTGTAATCATCTTTCTCAGAAGCTATTGTACGATTTTCCCCATAATATTTCTTTTGAAACGATTGACTTTCTGCCAAAATAATATTATTCCTCACACCCTTTGTGAGCACATTGGCTTGGCCAAATATGCTTGTAATGACATTCGAGTGAACATATGGTACGGACTTTTTGTCATAATGTCAACAGTGGTCTTAGATgttctgttaatttttgtttCCTATGTGCTGATTCTCCATGCTGTCTTCCACATGCCTTCCCAAGATGCTCGCCACAAAGCTCTCAACACATGTGGCTCCCATGTCTGCGTCATCGTCCTATTTTATGGGCCTGCAATCTTCACAACCCTCACTCAGCGGTTTGGACGCCACATTCCACCTCATATTCACATCTTGTTGGCTAATGTCTGCATTCTGGTTCCACCTGTGCTGAATCCCATCATTTATGGAATGAAGACCAAGCAAATCCGGGAGCAGTTGGctcacttatttttttccaaagcaaaTATAATTTTGGAATAG